A single region of the Triticum dicoccoides isolate Atlit2015 ecotype Zavitan chromosome 2B, WEW_v2.0, whole genome shotgun sequence genome encodes:
- the LOC119364747 gene encoding inositol transporter 1-like — protein MTIDLSTMPGSSSIRLLDAAAGRKDMNFFKNRYVLGLTGVAGIGGFLFGYDTGVISGALLYIRDEFPAVKDNLFLQETIVSMALLGAMLGAAGGGWINDAYGRKKSTLLADLMFALGSLVMCAAGGPYILILGRLFVGLGVGIASVTAPVYIAEAAPSEIRGGLVSTNVLMITGGQFFSYLVNLGFTEVPGTWRWMLGVAAVPAIIQFVLMLFLPESPRWLYRKDEKAKAIAVLEQIYDSGRLEEEVELLASASMHEFQSNCTGSYLDIFRLKELRLAFFAGAGLQAFQQFTGINTVMYYSPTIVQMAGFTSNRLALLLSLIVAAMNASGTIVGIYLIDRCGRRRLALTSLAGVVLSLVILATAFILQSSSSLCGSLFSGSCQGVLGWFAVGGLALYIAFFSPGMGPVPWAVNSEIYPEAYRGMCGGMSATVNWISNLIVAQTFLSIVGWVGTGPTFLIIAGIAVMAFIFVALYVPETKGLSFEEVDLLWKERAWGSQGSHESLLGAAP, from the exons ATGACGATCGATTTGTCCACCATGCCCGGGAGCTCCTCCATCCGTCTCCTGGACGCCGCCGCGGGGAGGAAGGACATGAACTTCTTCAAAAACCGCTACGTGCTTGGGCTCACCGGCGTCGCCGGAATCGGCGGGTTCCTCTTTGGATACGACACAG GTGTTATATCTGGAGCGCTTCTGTATATTCGGGACGAATTTCCAGCTGTCAAAGACAATCTATTCTTGCAG GAGACAATTGTTAGCATGGCATTACTTGGAGCCATGCTTGGAGCAGCTGGGGGCGGTTGGATAAATGATGCCTACGGTCGTAAAAAGTCCACTCTTCTTGCTGACCTGATGTTCGCACTTGGTTCACTGGTTATGTGTGCTGCTGGCGGTCCTTACATTCTGATACTTGGAAGGCTCTTTGTTGGATTGGGTGTGGGAATAGCATCAGTCACTGCCCCAGTTTACATCGCTGAAGCTGCTCCTTCAGAAATCAGGGGAGGTTTGGTGTCAACTAATGTCCTCATGATTACTGGCGGCCAATTCTTCTCCTACTTGGTCAATCTTGGCTTTACCGAG GTTCCTGGGACATGGCGCTGGATGCTCGGAGTAGCTGCTGTGCCAGCAATCATACAGTTTGTGCTGATGCTTTTTCTGCCAGAATCTCCCCGCTGGCTTTACCGGAAG GATGAGAAAGCAAAAGCTATTGCTGTCCTGGAGCAGATATATGACTCTGGTCGTCTGGAGGAAGAGGTTGAGCTGCTTGCGTCGGCTTCCATGCATGAATTCCAGTCTAACTGTACTGGGAGCTATTTGGACATATTCAGGTTGAAGGAATTAAGGCTAGCTTTTTTTGCTGGAGCTGGTCTTCAG GCCTTTCAGCAATTTACTGGCATCAACACCGTCATGTACTACAGCCCCACGATCGTCCAGATGGCTGGGTTCACTTCCAACAGGCTGGCCCTGCTACTTTCCCTCATCGTTGCCGCCATGAATGCGAGTGGAACCATCGTCGGAATCTACCTCATCGACCGTTGTGGCCGCCGCCGCCTGGCCCTTACAAGCCTAGCCGGGGTCGTGCTCTCCCTTGTCATCCTCGCCACGGCCTTCATACTGCAGTCATCCTCCAGCCTCTGCGGGAGCCTGTTCAGCGGCTCCTGCCAAGGCGTGCTGGGGTGGTTCGCGGTCGGAGGGCTCGCTCTGTACATCGCCTTCTTCTCTCCGGGCATGGGGCCGGTGCCATGGGCCGTGAACTCGGAGATCTACCCCGAGGCCTACCGCGGCATGTGCGGCGGCATGTCGGCCACCGTCAACTGGATCTCCAACCTGATCGTGGCGCAGACGTTCCTCTCGATCGTGGGGTGGGTCGGCACCGGCCCAACATTCCTAATCATCGCCGGGATAGCCGTGATGGCCTTCATCTTCGTCGCCCTCTACGTGCCGGAGACCAAGGGCCTGAGCTTCGAGGAGGTGGACCTCCTGTGGAAAGAGCGGGCCTGGGGAAGCCAGGGCAGCCACGAGAGCCTCCTGGGTGCTGCGCCGTAA